One genomic segment of Pristiophorus japonicus isolate sPriJap1 chromosome 8, sPriJap1.hap1, whole genome shotgun sequence includes these proteins:
- the LOC139268758 gene encoding uncharacterized protein — translation MATDSESCVKVISVWDHDETLALVAAWSRDDIQAQLRRSVRNLKVYTRISELMAAAGYLKTAVQCRHKMKKLQYEYRQLKYCHLRVPGRHKAFKYFKLLDNILKDRPLAAPKAGLLALSFEADPEEELEEECVPPSATAACLRYSPGPSPGSLSPASLLGQGPPVGASPEDSPLTLSASPQPPALHADSTPVRSKGAPFICDVTGEVLDKPSTSSSSGDDYRYGAEERPRGTNMHGKKKCKKGETGNVLYDYMICQQEMQRRYLEFEAEQRRLDREAAERRDMCFMEMMGALISTVAMAVNRTNNNHN, via the exons ATGGCCACCGACTCGGAGAGCTGCGTCAAGGTGATCTCGGTGTGGGACCACGACGAGACGCTGGCGCTGGTGGCGGCCTGGAGCCGCGACGACATCCAGGCGCAGCTGAGGCGTTCGGTGCGCAACCTGAAGGTGTACACGCGCATCTCGGAGCTGATGGCGGCGGCCGGCTATCTCAAGACGGCCGTGCAGTGCCGCCACAAGATGAAGAAGCTGCAGTACGAGTACCGCCAGCTCAAGTACTGCCACCTGCGGGTGCCCGGCCGCCACAAGGCCTTCAAGTACTTCAAGCTGCTCGACAACATCCTCAAGGACCGGCCCCTGGCCGCCCCCAAGGCCGGGCTGCTCGCCCTCTCCTTCGAAGCCGACCcggaggaggaattggaggaggagTGCGTGCCTCCCTCCGCCACCGCCGCCTGCCTGCGCTACAGCCCCGGTCCCAGCCCCGGCAGCCTCAGCCCCGCCTCTCTCCTGGGACAAGGGCCGCCAGTCGGAGCCAGCCCGGAGGACAGCCCGCTCACCCTCAGTGCTAGCCCGCAGCCGCCGGCCCTGCACGCAGACTCCACGCCCGTTAGAAGCAAAGGCGCACCGTTCATCT GTGATGTCACTGGTGAGGTGTTGGACAAACCCTCCACCTCATCATCTTCAGGTGATGACTATAGGTATGGAGCTGAAGAGAGACCTAGAGGCACCAACATGC ATGGCAAAAAGAAATGCAAAAAGGGAGAGACTGGCAACGTCTTATACGATTACATGATATGTCAGCAGGAAATGCAGCGCAGGTACCTGGAGTTTGAGGCTGAGCAGCGTCGACTGGACAGGGAGGCTGCAGAAAGGAGAGACATGTGCTTCATGGAAATGATGGGGGCCCTGATCTCAACTGTCGCTATGGCTGTTAATCGGACCAACAATAACCACAACTGA